A single region of the Candidatus Aegiribacteria sp. genome encodes:
- a CDS encoding RuvX/YqgF family protein, producing MTEIAIDYGRKRTGFAICLSGVVLPQDPLLDTTWAMIAQRIRTLQSKYDSGTVVLGLPLTSSGKPTELSNEVELLAEYLAREGFEVELIRETGSTKEAITQITDDRRDGKRDSLAAAIILKRYLGQP from the coding sequence TTGACTGAAATAGCGATTGATTACGGAAGAAAGAGAACCGGTTTCGCGATATGTCTCTCCGGTGTTGTTCTTCCCCAGGATCCTCTGTTGGATACTACCTGGGCAATGATCGCGCAGAGGATAAGAACTCTGCAGAGCAAGTACGATAGCGGTACAGTGGTTCTTGGCCTTCCACTTACGTCTTCGGGTAAACCGACTGAGCTTTCCAATGAGGTGGAACTGCTGGCTGAATATCTCGCTCGAGAAGGATTTGAAGTAGAACTAATACGGGAAACCGGTTCAACAAAAGAAGCAATAACGCAGATAACAGATGATCGCAGAGACGGGAAACGAGATTCTCTGGCTGCGGCAATCATACTCAAACGATATCTGGGGCAACCATGA
- a CDS encoding SPFH domain-containing protein: MFKKLEIIEYLDESGREIVHRIPESGSGEFRLGSQLVVRENQDCVFFRDGKAMDVFGPGRHTITTENIPLLTGVVSTLFEGKDSPFRSEAYFVAKKTFTNMKWGTKEPIIFRDKELAMVRLRAFGSFSMKVDQSQLFINKIVGTEGRYSVDEIEGFLKGMIISRLADLLGETIETIFDLAEYYDEIGTLAKARLGDDFGKYGIQLVDFYVQAITPPEEVQERIDERSAMAAIGDMNQYMRFKTATAMGDAAAGEGGGGAAGAGVGMGAGLGMGMTMANMMGKTMGMGGGQGEESAAGGAAMVSCPSCGKNVPAGKFCPECGKPMGVTCPSCNKIIPPGSKFCPECGKVIGNGKKCVKCKKDIPSDSQFCPECGEKQE; this comes from the coding sequence ATGTTCAAAAAATTGGAAATTATCGAGTACCTCGATGAAAGCGGCAGGGAGATTGTTCACAGAATCCCAGAAAGTGGTTCAGGGGAGTTTCGACTGGGCAGCCAGCTTGTAGTCAGAGAGAATCAGGATTGTGTCTTTTTCCGCGATGGAAAAGCAATGGATGTGTTCGGTCCCGGAAGACATACGATTACAACCGAGAATATTCCGCTTCTTACCGGTGTTGTCAGCACGCTTTTCGAGGGGAAGGATTCGCCATTCAGGTCTGAAGCGTACTTCGTAGCCAAGAAGACGTTTACCAACATGAAATGGGGAACGAAGGAACCCATCATATTCAGGGATAAAGAACTGGCCATGGTTAGACTCAGAGCGTTCGGCAGCTTCTCAATGAAGGTTGATCAGAGCCAGCTGTTCATCAACAAGATTGTCGGTACTGAGGGGAGATACTCCGTTGATGAGATAGAGGGTTTCCTGAAGGGCATGATTATTTCACGTCTGGCTGATCTTCTCGGCGAGACAATTGAAACCATTTTCGATCTGGCTGAGTATTACGATGAGATTGGTACACTTGCAAAAGCCAGACTTGGAGATGACTTCGGGAAGTACGGTATACAGCTTGTTGATTTCTACGTGCAGGCAATTACACCCCCCGAGGAAGTACAGGAGAGAATAGATGAACGGAGCGCCATGGCTGCGATTGGTGATATGAACCAGTACATGCGTTTCAAAACAGCTACCGCCATGGGTGACGCAGCCGCGGGTGAAGGCGGAGGCGGAGCCGCAGGAGCTGGTGTTGGAATGGGCGCCGGACTTGGCATGGGAATGACGATGGCTAACATGATGGGTAAGACCATGGGAATGGGCGGCGGTCAAGGCGAGGAATCTGCTGCGGGGGGTGCCGCGATGGTATCCTGTCCATCCTGCGGAAAAAATGTGCCTGCGGGTAAATTCTGTCCGGAGTGCGGAAAACCAATGGGTGTTACATGTCCGAGCTGCAATAAGATAATCCCGCCCGGATCCAAATTCTGTCCTGAATGCGGAAAAGTGATCGGTAACGGAAAGAAATGTGTAAAATGTAAAAAAGATATTCCTTCCGATTCACAGTTCTGCCCTGAGTGCGGAGAGAAACAGGAATAA
- a CDS encoding DUF1028 domain-containing protein: MIPLLGVIMVIIGIVPITEDYSGWTSTFSIAAYDSYTGELGVAVASCVPFVGHEVPWVEAGTGAIATQAQVNRAFGPDGLDLLREALSAADVMDSLISADPEREVRQLGIVDAAGEAVSFTGSETFSWSGGVTGNGYAVQGNILTGEDVILDMESTFLRTEGPLAVRLLAALQAGEDAGGDSRGKQSAAILVTRANGGHHGCSDRFVDICVSDHENPVSELIRLYAIWEEYNVFPVYLDAGTELETQWALDIMERSLQNTEPDPQVLNYYAWTLAERGLQPERAVALAEQALELAPQDHNIMDTLAEALFRSGDAESAVEWELRALELDPDNGFYQSQLSRFRDEPEE; encoded by the coding sequence ATGATACCGTTACTCGGTGTAATAATGGTAATTATCGGAATAGTGCCAATCACTGAGGATTATAGCGGATGGACTTCAACCTTCTCGATAGCCGCATACGATTCTTATACGGGTGAACTGGGTGTGGCTGTAGCATCCTGCGTGCCTTTCGTTGGTCATGAAGTCCCCTGGGTTGAGGCTGGAACAGGCGCAATCGCTACGCAGGCTCAGGTCAATCGGGCTTTTGGTCCGGATGGTCTTGACCTCCTTCGTGAAGCACTTTCTGCCGCCGATGTGATGGACAGTCTGATAAGCGCGGATCCTGAAAGAGAAGTTCGTCAGCTGGGAATTGTTGATGCAGCTGGAGAAGCTGTTTCATTCACAGGGAGCGAGACTTTCAGCTGGTCCGGAGGAGTTACCGGAAACGGATACGCTGTTCAGGGTAATATTCTGACAGGGGAGGATGTCATTCTTGATATGGAAAGCACTTTCCTTCGTACTGAAGGACCTCTTGCTGTCCGGCTTCTTGCCGCTCTGCAGGCGGGTGAGGACGCAGGTGGAGACAGCAGAGGAAAACAATCAGCTGCCATCCTGGTTACTCGAGCAAACGGCGGTCATCATGGCTGCTCTGACAGGTTTGTTGATATCTGTGTTTCAGATCACGAAAATCCTGTTTCAGAACTGATCAGACTCTATGCAATCTGGGAGGAGTACAACGTATTTCCTGTATATCTTGATGCCGGAACTGAACTAGAAACTCAATGGGCACTTGATATCATGGAGAGAAGTCTTCAAAATACGGAGCCGGATCCCCAGGTTCTCAACTATTATGCCTGGACACTTGCCGAGAGGGGATTACAGCCTGAGAGAGCTGTCGCATTAGCGGAGCAGGCCCTGGAACTGGCACCGCAGGATCACAATATCATGGATACACTGGCAGAAGCTCTTTTCCGAAGCGGTGATGCCGAATCCGCAGTGGAGTGGGAACTCAGAGCTCTCGAACTGGATCCTGACAACGGGTTCTATCAATCACAACTGTCCAGATTCAGAGATGAACCGGAAGAATAA
- the mltG gene encoding endolytic transglycosylase MltG yields MKRAAALVILGLIILLLTGLILMKWCGRPSGNGKDCVFTVERGWGVRQIAETLADSGLIRCPVYFLWRYSQVHNSPSLQAGVYHITDSMSPDSILRILSTGDVIPVETSWVTLAPALTLEQSLDILNDSLGFSRTSLDSLSRDSSFLSSLDLPTLEGYLFPETYEFADSLQAEQVLRRIVETGISRWPADRIELLESSGLSVHETIILASIVEREAKVDSEREVISGVFLSRMRCGMKLESCATVQYAIGEVREVLLYSDLEIDSPYNTYRVTGLPPGPICSPGESSISAAFSPDIASGNLYFVSMEDGSGRHLFAKTHSGHLANIRSLPDR; encoded by the coding sequence ATGAAACGTGCCGCTGCATTAGTTATCCTCGGTTTGATTATTCTGTTACTTACCGGCCTTATTCTCATGAAATGGTGCGGAAGACCGTCTGGTAACGGTAAAGACTGCGTTTTTACTGTAGAGAGAGGATGGGGAGTCAGGCAGATCGCTGAAACACTGGCGGATTCAGGGCTTATTCGATGTCCGGTCTATTTTCTATGGAGATACTCGCAGGTACATAACTCTCCATCGTTGCAGGCGGGTGTTTATCATATTACTGATAGCATGTCTCCTGATTCGATTCTGAGAATCCTGTCAACTGGAGATGTGATACCCGTTGAAACAAGCTGGGTAACACTTGCCCCTGCTCTTACTCTGGAACAATCCCTTGATATATTAAATGACAGCCTTGGCTTCAGCCGGACTTCGCTGGACAGCCTGTCACGGGATTCATCCTTTCTGTCATCATTGGATCTGCCTACTCTGGAAGGATACCTTTTCCCTGAGACATACGAGTTTGCTGATTCTCTGCAGGCCGAGCAGGTTCTCAGGAGAATAGTTGAAACAGGCATATCCAGATGGCCTGCAGACAGGATAGAGCTTCTGGAGAGCTCAGGTCTCAGTGTTCATGAGACAATCATTCTTGCTTCGATCGTTGAGAGAGAAGCAAAAGTTGACTCTGAAAGGGAGGTTATCTCCGGTGTATTCCTCTCAAGAATGAGATGTGGCATGAAACTGGAAAGCTGTGCCACAGTGCAGTATGCTATTGGAGAGGTCAGGGAAGTGCTTCTTTACAGTGATCTTGAAATTGACAGTCCATACAACACATATCGCGTTACAGGATTACCTCCAGGACCGATCTGTTCTCCAGGAGAGAGTTCGATATCTGCTGCTTTCAGCCCGGATATAGCTTCAGGAAACCTGTATTTTGTCAGTATGGAGGACGGTTCCGGACGGCATCTCTTCGCGAAGACGCACTCAGGGCATCTCGCGAACATCAGATCACTGCCTGACAGATGA
- the gap gene encoding type I glyceraldehyde-3-phosphate dehydrogenase, with the protein MAVKVAINGFGRIGRLVYRRSLMNSDIDIVAVNDLTDSNTLAHLLKYDSVHGRFPGDVSVRGDSIEAGGDSFLVLSQPDPAQLPWKELGVDIVIESTGFFRTREKASLHLEAGAKKVLLSAPAKGENGADLTVVYGVNNLLYSPDKDNIISTASCTTNCLAPVAKILNDTFGIARGIMTTIHAYTNDQKILDLPHSDLRRARSAAVNIIPTTTGAAAAVGLVIPELKGKLDGMAVRVPVADGSLVDLVCELKSDVSVESVNKAMKDAADGALQGVLQYSEEPLVSSDIIGNPYSSVFDSLVTKTMGPRMLKVLSWYDNEYGYACRMVDFACYMAEVGL; encoded by the coding sequence ATGGCAGTGAAAGTGGCGATCAACGGTTTCGGGAGAATTGGCAGACTCGTCTACAGGCGTTCACTGATGAATTCAGATATTGACATAGTAGCTGTGAATGATCTGACGGATTCGAATACTCTTGCACATCTCCTTAAGTACGATTCGGTGCATGGACGTTTTCCAGGTGACGTATCAGTCCGTGGTGATTCGATTGAAGCAGGCGGAGACTCTTTTCTTGTGCTGTCACAGCCTGATCCCGCACAGCTTCCCTGGAAAGAACTTGGCGTGGATATTGTTATTGAGTCAACCGGTTTCTTCAGGACACGAGAGAAAGCCTCTCTTCACCTTGAAGCCGGAGCGAAAAAAGTGCTTCTAAGTGCTCCTGCCAAAGGAGAGAACGGTGCCGATCTGACTGTTGTCTATGGTGTTAATAACTTGCTTTACAGCCCCGACAAAGATAATATTATCTCCACTGCCAGCTGCACCACTAATTGCCTTGCTCCTGTTGCAAAGATTCTCAATGATACATTTGGAATTGCCCGTGGAATCATGACAACAATCCACGCTTACACGAATGATCAGAAAATACTCGACCTGCCACACTCGGATTTGAGAAGAGCGAGGTCCGCGGCAGTGAATATCATACCAACAACTACAGGCGCGGCAGCAGCAGTCGGACTTGTGATTCCCGAGCTTAAAGGCAAACTGGACGGAATGGCTGTCAGGGTTCCTGTCGCTGACGGCTCACTTGTTGATCTTGTTTGTGAACTAAAAAGCGATGTTTCGGTGGAATCTGTAAACAAAGCAATGAAGGATGCTGCTGACGGGGCTCTTCAGGGTGTGCTTCAGTACTCAGAGGAACCGCTCGTATCCAGCGACATAATCGGGAATCCGTACAGTTCCGTTTTTGATTCTCTTGTTACAAAAACCATGGGTCCGAGAATGCTCAAAGTTCTGTCCTGGTATGACAATGAATATGGCTATGCGTGTAGAATGGTCGATTTTGCATGTTATATGGCAGAGGTCGGGTTGTGA
- a CDS encoding ATP-dependent 6-phosphofructokinase → MHIGILTGGGDAPGLNAVIRGITVRGRSQGHRITGFLRGWKGVIENTSIELNLDNVRDIHMQGGTVLLSSRTNPVRIENGFEGISSTYRNQELDCLIAIGGEDTLGVASQLNEQGLSVIGVPKTIDNDLSATDFTFGFDTAINNVMKTLDMLHTTAKSHERVIVVEIMGRHAGWMALYGGMAGGAHVILLPEVEFDTDEVCDLLVKRYDEGLRYAIVAIAEGAVDPQLQRHVMHSAAKDAFGHVQLGTGIGVGEVLKNEIADRTDLETRHVVLGHIQRGGCPSAFDRVLGTRLGVKAIEMAEKGQFGKMTALRGTEIEAVNLEDAVGTLKTVPLKQYETAKLFFG, encoded by the coding sequence ATGCATATAGGCATACTTACAGGTGGAGGAGATGCTCCCGGACTTAATGCAGTTATTAGAGGTATTACCGTCAGGGGAAGAAGTCAGGGACACAGGATAACCGGATTTCTCAGAGGTTGGAAGGGTGTAATAGAGAACACTTCAATAGAGCTTAACCTTGATAATGTGCGTGATATTCATATGCAGGGAGGAACTGTTCTTCTTTCTTCTCGAACGAATCCAGTCAGGATCGAGAATGGATTTGAAGGGATCAGCTCGACATACAGGAATCAGGAACTTGACTGTCTCATTGCGATTGGCGGGGAGGATACACTTGGTGTAGCCAGTCAATTAAACGAGCAGGGTCTGTCTGTGATCGGTGTTCCCAAGACAATTGACAATGATCTCAGCGCAACGGACTTCACCTTTGGTTTTGATACTGCGATCAATAATGTCATGAAGACCCTGGATATGCTTCATACAACAGCGAAGAGTCACGAGAGGGTTATTGTTGTTGAAATAATGGGACGTCATGCCGGATGGATGGCGCTGTATGGAGGCATGGCAGGTGGTGCTCATGTAATTCTTCTTCCAGAAGTGGAATTCGATACTGATGAAGTCTGTGATCTTCTTGTGAAGAGATACGATGAAGGACTAAGGTATGCTATTGTCGCGATTGCTGAAGGTGCTGTAGATCCTCAGCTGCAGCGGCATGTGATGCATTCCGCTGCAAAAGACGCATTCGGTCATGTTCAGCTTGGAACCGGTATCGGTGTTGGTGAAGTTCTCAAGAATGAAATCGCCGACAGAACTGATCTTGAAACAAGGCATGTAGTTCTTGGACATATTCAGAGGGGTGGCTGCCCATCCGCTTTTGACCGTGTGCTCGGAACCAGACTGGGCGTAAAAGCGATTGAGATGGCTGAGAAGGGGCAGTTCGGAAAAATGACAGCGCTGCGCGGAACAGAAATCGAAGCAGTTAACCTGGAGGATGCAGTTGGCACATTGAAAACTGTACCTCTTAAACAGTATGAGACCGCGAAATTATTCTTCGGATAA
- a CDS encoding phosphoglycerate kinase — translation MLYGRGRVVKYPLLQDAELAGRKVFLRLDLNVPIQNGIIADDSRIRAALPTIKYILDKGASLIIASHLGRPGGKRNNEFSLAPIASRLEELLGRKVLFVPDCIGARAATMVASLRPGDVLLLENLRFHPEEKKEDLDFARKLAYCIDIYVNDAFGTCHRKHASLKGLPEILGGGYVGLLVQKELHIFDEMLSSPARPFTLLLGGAKISDKIPVIENLLPRLDHILIGGGMAFTFMKTLGMNVGHSLLELDRLGAAEKILKEAEKSGVDIFLPLDIVIAPSSGSPEKARIVAADSIPADEAGLDIGPETVEQFGKIIEKSCTVVWNGPLGVFEIHPFDKGTRKIASILADVTKNGTVSVVGGGDSVRAVVEAGLEKSISFVSTGGGASLILMQGNELYALEALRG, via the coding sequence ATGTTATATGGCAGAGGTCGGGTTGTGAAATATCCGTTACTTCAGGATGCGGAACTTGCCGGCAGGAAAGTATTCCTCAGACTGGATTTGAATGTTCCGATTCAGAACGGAATAATCGCTGATGATTCAAGGATAAGAGCTGCTCTGCCAACAATAAAGTACATCCTCGATAAGGGCGCTTCGCTTATTATAGCGAGTCATCTGGGAAGACCCGGCGGAAAGAGGAATAATGAATTCAGTCTTGCTCCCATAGCTTCCAGGCTTGAGGAGCTTCTTGGACGAAAAGTTCTATTCGTGCCTGATTGTATCGGAGCCAGGGCTGCCACCATGGTAGCATCACTTAGACCTGGTGATGTGCTTCTCCTTGAGAATCTGAGATTTCATCCTGAAGAGAAGAAGGAAGATCTCGATTTTGCCAGAAAGCTTGCATACTGCATAGATATCTATGTGAATGATGCTTTCGGAACCTGTCACAGAAAACATGCTTCATTGAAAGGTCTTCCTGAAATACTTGGAGGAGGGTATGTAGGACTCCTTGTTCAAAAGGAGCTGCATATCTTTGATGAAATGCTTTCTTCACCTGCGAGACCGTTTACTCTCCTGCTCGGAGGAGCAAAGATTTCAGATAAAATACCTGTAATTGAGAATCTTCTTCCCCGGCTGGATCACATTCTGATAGGTGGCGGAATGGCATTCACATTCATGAAGACCTTGGGAATGAATGTTGGTCACAGTCTTCTGGAACTGGACCGTCTTGGAGCGGCGGAAAAGATATTGAAAGAAGCGGAAAAGTCCGGAGTGGATATCTTTCTCCCGCTGGACATAGTCATAGCTCCCTCTTCTGGAAGCCCTGAGAAAGCGAGAATCGTCGCCGCTGATTCCATTCCCGCAGATGAAGCCGGGCTGGACATCGGTCCGGAGACTGTCGAGCAATTCGGTAAGATAATCGAAAAGAGCTGCACTGTTGTATGGAACGGTCCGCTCGGGGTTTTCGAAATACATCCTTTCGACAAAGGAACCAGAAAAATTGCTTCAATTCTTGCCGATGTTACGAAGAATGGGACCGTAAGTGTGGTAGGCGGCGGGGATTCTGTCAGGGCTGTTGTTGAAGCGGGTCTTGAAAAAAGTATATCCTTTGTCTCAACCGGTGGAGGAGCGTCTCTCATTCTTATGCAGGGTAATGAACTGTATGCACTTGAAGCGCTTAGGGGGTGA
- the aroF gene encoding 3-deoxy-7-phosphoheptulonate synthase, which produces MDIRSVTVGDVQIGTGVPILIAGPCSVENAEMLRVIAGAAVEAGVSILRGGSFKPRTSPYSFQGLGLEGLKLLHSVREEFNIPVVTEVMAISQIEPAMEHADMLQVGARNMHNFSLLSALGKIDMPILLKRGFMATIEEWLMAAEYMVKEGNDRIVLCERGIRTFETWTRNTLDISAVPLARMLGGYPVIVDPCHASGRRDLLEPLSLAGLAAGADGIMLEVHPDPDKALSDGGQSLSIPELKKLALKLLKQSEHK; this is translated from the coding sequence TTGGACATCAGATCTGTAACCGTGGGAGATGTCCAAATAGGCACAGGAGTACCCATCCTGATAGCCGGACCATGTTCCGTCGAAAATGCGGAGATGCTCAGAGTAATTGCCGGAGCCGCTGTTGAAGCAGGTGTATCGATACTCAGAGGTGGTTCCTTCAAACCTAGAACTTCTCCCTATTCTTTTCAGGGTCTTGGCCTGGAAGGTCTTAAGCTCCTTCATTCAGTTCGAGAGGAATTCAACATACCGGTTGTCACCGAAGTAATGGCAATTAGTCAAATTGAACCTGCTATGGAGCATGCTGATATGCTTCAGGTTGGTGCCAGAAACATGCATAATTTTTCTTTACTGTCAGCGCTGGGTAAAATCGATATGCCGATACTCCTCAAACGGGGATTCATGGCCACAATCGAGGAATGGCTCATGGCTGCTGAATACATGGTGAAAGAGGGAAATGACAGAATTGTGCTCTGTGAACGTGGAATTCGGACTTTTGAAACATGGACAAGGAATACTCTGGATATTTCCGCTGTACCTCTTGCTCGAATGCTGGGTGGATATCCCGTCATTGTTGATCCCTGTCATGCATCCGGAAGGAGAGATTTGCTTGAACCGTTGTCTCTCGCAGGTCTCGCGGCGGGGGCAGACGGTATTATGCTTGAAGTGCATCCTGATCCTGACAAAGCTCTGTCCGATGGAGGCCAGTCACTCTCGATACCGGAATTGAAGAAACTGGCCTTGAAATTGTTAAAACAAAGTGAACATAAATAA
- a CDS encoding AMP-binding protein, producing MPGTLHELLKSKAAILPDFIALEDDRRKLTYSDWLRVSSNIACLLQRSGAKPGYVIGVVSDRSVLLPCAFAAISMIGARFVSLNPGWPVQERERVFGRWSDRLVLTGIDNTAFELSDESILCLGESVFEEDELPCSLPDVDEDEEFYLNVTSASTGQAKIAPTTHRQLLANTKGVCRTLGLNQEDVHLSLFGVFGHPHELFMRGIYLGGKTVLTERRYPRDLLDVISGSNVTAIMALPTQLGSLSRLWKRTDADLSRVRIAEAGGMHVSDEFVNIFTERTGVNLISVWGSTETAGVVLAGQYDSSGFTSVVDGYAVELRDLTGEILEGDGKGELWISGSGVVTRYLGDRPQTEEYFVDGWYRTGDMFRKEDGRLIFLGRRGGLIKAAGLKVYPLEVELAILKHPGIVDACVVGRDHPTRGEMPAAYIVPRPGIELNVAGMRSFLREFLDEHKIPRLINFVYGLPRTASGKIDRKSVETREIVPDYRGELLRSDVELVRLINTRAELMTEIGGGFDPTWVDDQEDNAVGHNPGPIADSSMRKIIRFIINELGKG from the coding sequence ATGCCGGGTACCCTACATGAACTGCTTAAAAGCAAGGCAGCGATATTACCCGATTTCATTGCTCTTGAGGATGACAGACGAAAGCTGACTTATTCCGACTGGCTGCGAGTATCTTCAAACATAGCCTGTCTTCTTCAAAGATCTGGAGCAAAACCCGGGTATGTGATCGGCGTTGTGTCAGACCGATCAGTTCTGCTTCCGTGCGCTTTTGCCGCAATATCCATGATTGGGGCAAGATTCGTTTCTCTTAATCCCGGCTGGCCTGTCCAGGAGAGAGAGAGAGTATTCGGAAGATGGTCGGACCGGCTCGTACTGACGGGAATTGATAATACCGCTTTCGAACTGTCTGATGAGAGCATTCTCTGTCTTGGTGAAAGTGTGTTTGAAGAAGATGAATTGCCCTGTTCTCTTCCTGATGTTGATGAGGATGAGGAATTTTATCTCAATGTAACTTCCGCCTCTACCGGTCAGGCAAAGATCGCCCCGACCACTCACCGTCAGCTGCTTGCGAATACAAAGGGTGTCTGCAGAACTCTTGGGCTTAATCAGGAGGATGTTCATCTATCGCTGTTCGGTGTATTCGGACATCCCCATGAGCTCTTCATGAGAGGTATTTACCTCGGAGGAAAAACAGTACTGACTGAACGAAGATATCCCCGGGATCTTCTTGATGTGATATCCGGCAGTAATGTTACAGCTATAATGGCTCTCCCTACGCAGCTTGGAAGCTTGTCTCGCCTCTGGAAAAGAACTGACGCGGATCTATCCAGGGTCAGAATTGCTGAAGCTGGGGGAATGCATGTTTCTGACGAGTTCGTCAATATTTTCACAGAGCGGACCGGTGTTAACCTGATTTCTGTATGGGGAAGTACGGAAACGGCCGGAGTAGTGCTTGCCGGGCAATACGATTCATCCGGATTCACTTCAGTGGTTGATGGATATGCTGTTGAACTTCGCGATCTCACAGGGGAAATCCTGGAAGGAGACGGCAAAGGTGAACTGTGGATTTCAGGCTCCGGGGTAGTTACCAGGTATCTGGGGGATCGACCTCAGACCGAGGAGTATTTCGTGGACGGATGGTACCGTACCGGTGACATGTTCAGAAAAGAGGATGGTCGACTTATCTTTCTTGGACGACGCGGAGGCTTGATAAAAGCCGCCGGGCTGAAGGTGTACCCCCTCGAGGTTGAACTGGCAATTCTGAAACATCCCGGAATTGTAGACGCGTGTGTAGTTGGAAGGGATCACCCTACTCGCGGTGAGATGCCTGCCGCATATATTGTACCCCGGCCGGGTATTGAGCTGAACGTTGCCGGTATGCGAAGTTTTCTCCGAGAATTCCTTGATGAACACAAAATACCGAGACTTATCAATTTCGTATACGGACTGCCAAGAACAGCCAGCGGGAAAATAGATAGAAAATCAGTGGAAACAAGAGAGATAGTTCCTGACTATAGAGGAGAACTTCTCAGATCCGATGTCGAACTTGTTCGTCTTATTAATACCAGGGCTGAACTTATGACAGAAATTGGAGGAGGTTTTGATCCAACCTGGGTTGATGATCAGGAGGACAACGCTGTAGGTCATAACCCCGGTCCGATTGCTGATAGTTCGATGAGAAAAATAATCAGATTCATAATCAATGAACTTGGAAAGGGGTAA
- the tpiA gene encoding triose-phosphate isomerase, whose product MLRQIIGGNWKMNGSPESGALFIDEMKTLGSITAPADIVFFPPFTLIPLLAESASDAGIEIGGQDLFWFEKGAFTGEISPDMLKDAGSTWFIAGHSERRHVLGETDEIVRKKLEAGLKSALNGILCVGELLTEREADRTEAVVRRQINSALDGLDNISPENFVIAYEPVWAIGTGLTATPEEAERMHSLIREWVSSIIGQEFADNLRIQYGGSVKPSNAATILSKPSVNGALVGGASLHAGSFMDIINSVPEYSS is encoded by the coding sequence ATCCTGAGACAGATAATAGGCGGTAACTGGAAGATGAACGGTTCCCCTGAAAGCGGTGCGCTGTTCATCGATGAAATGAAAACTCTTGGTTCCATAACTGCTCCTGCTGATATTGTTTTTTTCCCACCTTTTACTCTTATACCATTACTTGCAGAATCGGCTTCGGACGCTGGAATAGAAATCGGTGGACAGGATCTGTTCTGGTTCGAAAAAGGTGCTTTCACCGGTGAGATCAGCCCTGACATGCTTAAGGACGCAGGATCTACATGGTTTATCGCCGGTCACAGCGAGCGAAGACATGTCCTTGGTGAGACAGATGAAATCGTGAGGAAAAAACTGGAAGCAGGATTGAAATCCGCTCTCAATGGTATACTCTGCGTAGGTGAACTCCTAACTGAACGTGAAGCAGATCGAACGGAGGCAGTTGTCAGAAGGCAGATTAATTCCGCTCTTGATGGACTGGATAATATTTCGCCCGAAAACTTCGTCATTGCATACGAACCTGTATGGGCAATAGGTACAGGGCTCACCGCAACACCTGAAGAAGCGGAAAGAATGCATTCTCTGATCAGGGAATGGGTATCCTCTATCATCGGGCAGGAATTCGCTGACAACCTGCGTATCCAGTATGGCGGAAGCGTAAAACCGTCCAATGCCGCCACTATTCTCTCAAAACCGTCGGTTAACGGGGCTCTTGTAGGTGGTGCCAGTCTTCATGCAGGCAGCTTTATGGATATTATAAACTCGGTACCTGAATACTCCTCATGA